Proteins encoded together in one Triticum dicoccoides isolate Atlit2015 ecotype Zavitan chromosome 7B, WEW_v2.0, whole genome shotgun sequence window:
- the LOC119340667 gene encoding uncharacterized protein LOC119340667 produces the protein MCKVAGIPPFHRSERRHRVSSPPLPLPCAVGARPGHGAVAADLQLDLHLAQLACRRPLPLLPLGRPPSGSPTRSACDAPRDGDIDIRGLSLPSASRPEGTAGGGQQASERTMAALAVGMARCSGILLILILSVGMASESALVGDR, from the exons CCGTTCCACCGGAGCGAGCGCCGCCACCGGGTCTCGTCCCCTCCGCTCCCTCTCccctgt GCCgtcggcgcacgccccggccacggTGCGGTCGCGGCAGACCTTCAGCTGGATCTGCACCTCGCACAGCTTGCATGCCGGCGTCCTCTTCCACTCCTTCCCCTTGGACGGCCACCCTCAGGTTCTCCGACGAGATCCGCGTGTGACGCGCCGCGTGATGGAGACATCGACATCAGGGGTCTCTCCCTCCCGTCCGCGTCAAGGCCGGAGGGGACTGCCGGCGGCGGACAGCAAGCGAGCGAGCGTACGATGGCCGCCCTCGCCGTCGGGATGGCTCGCTGCAGCGGCATCCTCCTCATCCTGATTCTCTCCGTCGGGATGGCCTCAGAGTCCGCGCTGGTGGGCGACAGGTGA